AATCACCAAAGCGGGTCTCGACGCGGCGCAGCTGGGGGGCATTTTCGCCCTCGGTGGCCGGGGCCGGGCGACTACCGCTCACCACGAGTTGGTTGTCTTGAAAATCAATGCTCACGGCCTCTTTCGCCACGCCCGGCAGCGCCAGGTACAGCTCGTAGCCGGTGGCCGTCTCAAAAATATCGGCGGCGGGCACGAAGGCCGTGGAGGGGGTAGGCGCGGCCGGCTGGGCATCGCGCAGCAGCTCGCCCAACAGGGAGTTAAAGGCACGCGCGGGGCGCAGGGTAGGGCGGGCGTTATATACTAGCGTGGACATAGGAAGGAAGTAATCTAAAAGGTAGTAGCCACCCGCCAACACTGGCGGGGCTACCTCTCTTCCTTAAAATCTATGCCGAATCAGTTTTCAGCCAAAAAGTCACCCGCTTAATTTATCAACTATGCTATTATGGTTTTCAGATGAGAAAAATCGTCTTCACTGCCTGTTAAAGCAGATTCAGCGGCCCATTCGCACCTGACGCAATGTCCGAAATTATTAATTTTGGGTAGGGAGCTGCTGCCAGTTGGCCGTAGCGAAGGGGGTAGGAAAGGTGTAGCGCAGGTCCAGCCCCACCATTGGCGTCGTAGTATTGAGCTTACCGTTGGAAGTAGGCGCGCCGTTTTTATCGGTCTGGATGAGCGTGCGGCTGTAGTTGGCCTGCACACCAGCCCACGGCGTGATGCTGAGCTGCGGCCCGGCCTGCACCCCAACTTCACCGCGCAGACTGGTGAAGTCTACCGTGCGCTTGTCCGCATCCAGGTCAGCCTTTTGGAGGCGTAGAAACAGCGCCGGCTCAAAGCTCACGCGGGGCCGCAGGGCCAGGCCGCCCGGCTGGCTACCCAGCCGGATGAGCTTCTCCACGTCGAGGCGCAGGCGCAGTAGCGTGCGGCTATATACGCTGGTGGTGTAGAAGGGCGCGGCATTATAAGCCGGCGCACCCAGGGCGTACTCTACCCCCAGCCGCTGGCCGAACTGCACTGGCCCCAGCGCCGCCCGGTGCCGCAGCAGCAGCCCCGGCACCACCGCGCTACGGTCGAAGCCCGTTGCTGGCTCCTTGGCGTAGCGCAGGGTAACGCCCCAGCTCCAGCGCGGGTTCCAGGCGTGCTCGTAGCCGGCCGTCAGGTTGAGATAGTCGAGGCCCAGGGCGGGGTTGCGGCCAGCGAAGCTCTCCGTCTGCCGGCGGCCACCGAGGCTGAAATACACGTAGTTGTTATCGGCCAGCGGGGCGGCGATTTGCAGCTCGGGGGCCAGGGCCACCGGGCGGCGGAGGCGTTCCGTGCTTTGGGCGGCGGCAGAGCCGGCCCCGGCCAGCAGCAGCGCCAGCAGCGTAGTTTTTTGCATGAATTAAGGTCTGGTTTTGCCCGGCGAGGAGTAGCGCGAACTTTGTAGTTCGCGTCCTCGCGCCGTTAGGACTAAGGGCTAACTTACTGGTGCGGGGACGCGATTTACAAAAATCGCGCTACTCTCCATCGCGCTTTGGAAGCTGGGCTAGTAGCAGGCCCCGAAGAATCGGTTAGCGCGCCAACTCTTGCAGCGTGAGCCAGGCCATAAGCCCCGCGCCCACGCTCAGCGCCTGCTCATCCACATCGAAGATGGGCGTGTGCACGGAGGCCGCGAAGCGCCCGTCGGCGGCGCGCGTGCCCAGGCGGTAGAAGCAGGCCGGCGCGGCCTGCGAGAAGTAGGCGAAGTCCTCGGCGGCCAGCCATTGGTCCAGCTCAATCACGTTTTCGGCCCCTAGATATTCCTCTGCGGCGGCGCGCACGCGGGCCGTCACGGCGGGGTTGTTATCGAGGCAGGGGTAGCCCCGCCGAATTTCCAGCTCGCACACCGCGCCCATGCTGGCGGCCAGCCCTTCGCAGAGCTGCCGCAGGTGCTGGTGGGCCTCGTTGCGCCACGCCTCATCTAGGGTCCGAAACGTGCCCTCGATGTATACTTCGTCAGGAATAACGTTGGTGGCCCCGTTGGCGATAACCTTCCCGAAGCTCAGCACCGAGGGCAGCTTAGGGTTGGCGCGACGGCTCACAATCTGCTGCGCCGCCACGATGAGGTGGGCCGCCACCAGCACCGGGTCGAGGTTCAGCTCCGGCATAGCCCCGTGCCCGCCCTTGCCTTTTATGCGCAAGTACAGTTCATCGGTGCTAGCCATGTAGCGCCCCGGCCGCACGCCAATCTGCCCCGCTGGCAGCCGCGGAAACACGTGCTGCCCCAGAATTTCGGTGGGGGTAGGGTTTTCGAGCACGCCGTCTTTTATCATTAAGGACGCGCCACCGGGCAGCACTTCCTCGCCCGGCTGAAAGATGAGCTTGACCGTGCCTTTGAAATGCGCGCGCTGCTCCGTCAACAGCCGGGCCGCGCCCAGCAGGCAGGTCGTGTGCACGTCGTGGCCGCAGGCGTGCATCACGCCGGGCCGGGTCGATTTATAGTCCGTTTCGCTCAGCTCCTGAATGGGCAGCGCA
The genomic region above belongs to Hymenobacter psoromatis and contains:
- a CDS encoding Hsp20/alpha crystallin family protein gives rise to the protein MSTLVYNARPTLRPARAFNSLLGELLRDAQPAAPTPSTAFVPAADIFETATGYELYLALPGVAKEAVSIDFQDNQLVVSGSRPAPATEGENAPQLRRVETRFGDFRRAFRLPETVNGKAITAELTDGLLRLTLPFDTEKVTKQHIEVR
- a CDS encoding M20 metallopeptidase family protein — encoded protein: MLDTIKTRAAALAPELSTLRRHLHAHPELSFQETETSAFVTRQLVALGLAPYSVAGTGVVALIEGQPGGPVVALRADMDALPIQELSETDYKSTRPGVMHACGHDVHTTCLLGAARLLTEQRAHFKGTVKLIFQPGEEVLPGGASLMIKDGVLENPTPTEILGQHVFPRLPAGQIGVRPGRYMASTDELYLRIKGKGGHGAMPELNLDPVLVAAHLIVAAQQIVSRRANPKLPSVLSFGKVIANGATNVIPDEVYIEGTFRTLDEAWRNEAHQHLRQLCEGLAASMGAVCELEIRRGYPCLDNNPAVTARVRAAAEEYLGAENVIELDQWLAAEDFAYFSQAAPACFYRLGTRAADGRFAASVHTPIFDVDEQALSVGAGLMAWLTLQELAR